TAAGAATAGGAAATTCTTTTCCAAAGCGATCGACAACACTTTTACCCAAAAGCTCTTCTGCATTCGAGTCTATAAGATCTTGAAGTGACTTACCTTCTAAGCTGCCATTGGCAACAACAGAGATATCACCTTTAACCGTAGACAATTCCCAACTTTCGCCAGTAATATCGCTTTCTATAGGTTTACCAAAAACTTCTTTAAGCTTGGTACCGCCCCATAGTCTTTCTTTTAAAATTGGTCTAAATTTTAAAGGATGTATCATTGTATATCTTATTTATTGGTCAATTAAATCAGTTTAATAACGCTAAATAGGGATTTTTCTTATCTTTTAATGTTTGAATTATCCAGAGAAGGTTACAAAATTTCTAGGCGTTTCATAAAGCACCACTTCTAAATCGTGAGATTTTTGAATATGAGGTCTTAACTTCTGCCAAATAATTACTGAAATATTTTCTGCTGTCGGGTTTAAAGTTTTAAACTCGGGTACTTCAATATTTAAATTTTTGTGATCTAAATAGTCTTCAATCTCTACTTTGATCAGATTTTTTAACACCTTCATATCCATAACAAAACCAGTTTCAGAATCAATTTCTCCGGTAACACTTACTACCAATTCATAGTTGTGTCCATGGAAATTTGGGTTGTTACATTTTCCGAAAATTTCAGTGTTTTTGCTGTCATCCCAATCTTTTCTATATAAACGATGGGCTGCGTTAAAATGTGCCTTTCTACTTACTTTTACTTTCATTATTTCGCTGGCATTTTAAATAAGTGTTCGTAAAATTTATCAAAGATAATTTTAAACCATGCCGTGTATTCCTGAGGATTACTAGAGATGTCTTCTTTTATAGCTTCAGGCGACATCCATTTCCATGCCTCTACTTCATCAGGATTAATGTTTGGTTCTGCACTAAAACTACCGATCATTACATGATCTAGTTCATGCTCGGTTAAACCATTATCAAAAGGAGCTTTATATATGAAGGAAAATAATTCTTTTAACTCTGCCACAAACCCCATTTCTTCTTGAAGTCTACGTTTACCTGCTTCAATATTAGTTTCACCTACACGTTGATGACTACAACATGTATTTGTCCATAATAACGGAGAATGATATTTAGATGCCGCTCGTTGTTGCAGCATAATTTCACCCTTGTCATTTGTAATAAATACTGAAAATGCTCTATGCAAAATTGCCTTTTCATGGGCTTCCATTTTAGCCATAGTGCCTATTTGCTCGTTATTTTCGTTTACGAGAATTACCTGTTCTTCCTTCATTACGTAAAAATAAGGCGTTTTACGTATTATACGTAATGATGAATATATAAAAAGAAAAATCTAAAAGAAACGTGGAGATTTTAAGTTGTTCTTGGTCATAATGAAATCGTATCTAAAAATTATTTCGAACGATCCATCATTAAAAGCAGTATTACCAAGGTCTGTAGTTTCCTTATCATACGCTAAACCGATTAAGAATTTATTTGATACATTGAAACCTGCCATACCACTAAATGCAGCATCCCATCTGTAGGCTGCTCCTAAAATAAACTTTTCGTTAAACATAAAGTTTGCGGATAAATCTACTTGTAAGGGTGCTCCCTGCACTACCTTGGTTAGCAATGCCGGTTTAAACTTTAAAGACTCATTCAAATCCCAAACATAACCAGTTATTAAATAAAGGTTCATTTGTTCTTTAGCCGTAGAAAGGTTGGTTTCTTGAAAATGCGATGTTTCTAAAAATCGAGGTACAGATAAACCTGCATAGAATCTTTCGGTATGATAATATACTCCAGCCCCAATGTTAGGTGAAAGTCTATTGTCAATATCTTGTTGTAAAGTAGGATCTGTTGTGTACTGGTTTAATTCTGAAAACCTAAC
Above is a window of Maribacter aquivivus DNA encoding:
- a CDS encoding PorP/SprF family type IX secretion system membrane protein codes for the protein MLKTYITILKKDFLKRAVAVVAVCFGVFSYGQQDAQYTQYMYNTISVNPAYAGSRGHISMGALHRSQWVGLDGAPTTQTINVHSPIGYRGVGLGLSIVNDEIGPTSETNFDIDFSYTVYTSTEGRLSFGLKASANLIDVRFSELNQYTTDPTLQQDIDNRLSPNIGAGVYYHTERFYAGLSVPRFLETSHFQETNLSTAKEQMNLYLITGYVWDLNESLKFKPALLTKVVQGAPLQVDLSANFMFNEKFILGAAYRWDAAFSGMAGFNVSNKFLIGLAYDKETTDLGNTAFNDGSFEIIFRYDFIMTKNNLKSPRFF
- a CDS encoding 6-pyruvoyl trahydropterin synthase family protein; the protein is MKVKVSRKAHFNAAHRLYRKDWDDSKNTEIFGKCNNPNFHGHNYELVVSVTGEIDSETGFVMDMKVLKNLIKVEIEDYLDHKNLNIEVPEFKTLNPTAENISVIIWQKLRPHIQKSHDLEVVLYETPRNFVTFSG
- the idi gene encoding isopentenyl-diphosphate Delta-isomerase; the protein is MKEEQVILVNENNEQIGTMAKMEAHEKAILHRAFSVFITNDKGEIMLQQRAASKYHSPLLWTNTCCSHQRVGETNIEAGKRRLQEEMGFVAELKELFSFIYKAPFDNGLTEHELDHVMIGSFSAEPNINPDEVEAWKWMSPEAIKEDISSNPQEYTAWFKIIFDKFYEHLFKMPAK